ACTTGGGGCTCATGTAACCTCAGGCAGCAAGCAGAGTCTCCAGGAAGTTCATTCTGAACCGGACAGTATGATAGTGGGGTGATGGGAAATAGCCCACATTTGAGTTCTAATTGTGTGAGATTTATCCTTGTGATCAGGgcattctgactccagagcctgtgctattaaattgtatgttataatttaaaaaattaaaataaaagagaccTTTCTAATTCTGTTCTGCACACTAACTGTGCCACTAACGTTACCTTTAGAGCAGTCTGTATTTGCCACTCACTGATTCTCACATCCTGCCCATCCGTATCCGGTCACCTGGTCACTGCCAACCAGCGTCGCTTGGGAAGCTTCTAGGCCACGTGAAAACCGAGCAGCTATGACTCTCTCCACATATGGTGTTGCCCTTCAGTGTGTCTGGTAACTCCCAGCCACCCTCCCTTGCTTCTGTCCCCGTATGAAGTCTTTTAGGGAGACCTCAAAGTTTTTGAGACACCCTTATCACATCAGTGTAAACAGGAGGCCACCAATGGTTTGGACAAACCTGTTGCCAAAGTCAATACCTCCTCTTAGATTCTCCAGCAGTATTTGGTGATATTGACAACCCCCTTCTTTTTGAAAGTATTGccaaaaatttcaagaaaactaTCAATCACCCTTGATAAAAATTTCCTCCCAAAACAGAAATTGGATTGACCATAATCTATAATTCATCTTATACGGTACAACACATGTATATGACACATTAatgttttactatttaaaaaaaaatatcacttcCTGCTTCCAAGAAAttgtaataaaaatcaaaatggaaactaCAGCAGAGAGTTTATTACTTAATTCACTCAACATCCAACACACCATATTCATACATTTCTGGATTACCGATGACTCAAAAACCCTCTTTGTACTGGCATTTGACgcagaaattaaagcaaaacatCAACATATTAGCAAATCTGGAGCAGAAGTTTCTTtgctgaaaataatattttccttaccAAGAAACGTTCTCTTCCCAGGAGAAATGAGTGTTGCATCAGGACAACGTCTCTGTGAAGACTTGTGGAAGTTTTGTTCTCTGGTGACAAGAACCTGGcttggattcattcattcatcaaacaagATCATGTCTCATGACCAGACTCGCAAACATGAAAGCACAGCGATAAATTTTCAACAGGAAGCACACTTCCCACTGCTAGAGAGTTCTTATGCACATATCTGGAGCTTCAGAGGTCAATTAATTGATGTTAATTAACCTGGAAACAGTTTTTCTCACAAAGGAAATGTAGTTTTCCTATGGAAACATAAGCTTTTCAAGGACATTCAAAACTAAGCTAAATAGAAAACGCCTCTTTTCAAGCATCCAGTCCCCACTTTGGGGCAAAATGGCCTAATATTTCTCCTCCTAAGAAGAGTCCTGTTTGATATGAGAAAGTTGAAAGCATGACATGGTCCTGAATCACATGTTTGTACCAGGAGGGGCCTCAGCTCGCAGTGCGGCTACACACACAGGAAAAGAGTGTAATAAAATGATCAAGAACATGGGCTTGGGAGCCCGgcagaggacctgggttcaaacctcaGCCCCAACAGTTATGGGCATGTGCACCTGGCACGGCAGAGACCATGAGAATGCTCGCCACACTGACTCCTCTTCCCAGGCAAAACCTCTAGGGACCAAGGGACCAAATTCTGGCAAACGGCACGTGGCAGAAGTGACATAACGCCACGTCCAGGCACTGCTCTCAGAGCATCACACAAGACCCTCCAGATCCCTGAGTTACCACCTGGAGGCCAAGTGCCTTCATCCAACTATGACACAGCAGAAATTTAACCTCTGCTTggaagccactgagatttggggattggTGTGTGACTACAGTCGACTGTCCCTCTAATATTCTTAGCCAAGTTACAAAATCCCCTgtgcctcagatttctcatctacAAAAATGGTATAATTAAGAGTGTTTAACTAGGAGCTTGTTCTAAAGAGCAGCCttggaaagcacttagcacagcccTGGCACGTGGTTACACTGAATAAACACTAGCTATTAGCGTGTGCACGCGTCTGTGTACTTCAGTAAAAAGCAAgtggagagggacttccctagcggtccagtggtttaggaccctgggcttccactgcagggggtgcgggttcgatccctggtctgggaactaagatcccacatgctgtggggtgcggccacagaaaaaaaatgttaagaagaaaaaaaaagcagatggagagatagagcTAGACACTAAAAGGGGAAAGAAGGGCTGTTCCCACAGGACGTGGGAACTGATAAAGTAGAAACCGGCCTAAGAGAACTGCAGGAACAAGTCAGGAGGTAGCTGAGCAAAGAGACAGTTAGGTACCAGATTACCTAGATCTCCTCTATCTCTGCTTGGGATGTTCTAGAACATGAGGAAAAATGGAGGCTATAGGGGAGGGAATCCCACAGCCCCAGTTCCAGGAAAGGCCAGCGAAGTTGCTACTGGGAGTCAGAGAGACCCTGATAGAAACAGGATGGCTGAGAGACCCCAGCCGATGTGAGGCCACCTTTGGATAAAGTAGAAGGTGAGAGAGATGAAGACAGAGCTACAGATTCAAGGAgagcagaaaagattttaaatagctGCTGTGGTTCTCTAGCTGCTTTACATTTCTATTAAACaagaaagaatttcttttatGTGCTAGGGTTTTCTCACAGGTAGACAACTGTATGCAAACTCTAGGCCATTCAAGAACCGGAAAACAGCATGATGTAAATGTCAGTGGAGATTATGTAAAGTTGTTTAAACTGTGACCAGTGTACAAAGgtatgtatctctaaaataaaactgtatgttATTTCATGAAAACTGGATAGATTTAAACCTGTAATATTCAGGAAATTGAAGAACAACTGTTAGAAAGtcatttattaaaacaataacaacttaCAAATGTGGTGTTATAAaatagttttgttgttttaatagaagaaataaaagatgatcaCTTTGTAAATCAAGATCTGTTTGCCGTATCTCAGCTTCCAGCACAATTCTAATGAATTTACTGGAAATCACCAAACTGCCCCTGAGTCTAATTATCAAAATCCAATTCTTAGAGCGCAACTCTCTGTTCCTGAAGCTAACTGAAAGTCAAAGTAcgatttttattgttattgttgtcattagAAGAACCAAGGAGAATGCTGTATGTCTATATGTGCCACCTGGAAACACCCAGAAAAAGCCATGATGTGCTATCCACGTGGAAGATATTAAATCATCTTAGATGATAGAGGTGAAGTTCTTCTCCCCActaataagcaaaaaataatttacagCGCTTCTGGAAATTTCAAATCAATGGTTAAacactgacagtgcagaaatgcCTAAAATGAGAATAAGCACAGTTAAAAACGTATAAAGTATCCAGTCATTCCAAATTCTATCAGCAGCTTTCTAGAGAAGGGGGCACAGTGTAAAGGTTTCATATACTATGTATTTATAGAAACGGAGTATttttgaagaagagaaataaagttatagtaaaagataaaatatcccAATTTCAAAccatatatacaaaaatcaaattcATATTAATTAAATACTTGGCTGAAAATCAACACTTTTAAATGCCTGGTAGAAAATATACTTGAATATCTTTTAGATCTttaggaaggaaaatattttcttaaagaggATATAAAATGTAGTAACTAGAAAAGCAAAGTTTGCAAAATATAATTAGAATGCCCATTCATCAAAAGATCCCTCAAAGTTtggggattaatatatacacattcctatatataaaatagataaccagcaaggacctactgtagagcacagggaactctactcaatattttataataacctataaggaaaaagaatctgaaaaagaatatatatctgaatcactgtgctatacgcctgaaagtaacacaacattgtaaatcaactatacgtcaatttaaaaaaaaaaaaaagatccctcaaagtgaaaagacaaattacaCACTTGGTGAAAATATCTTCAGTTCATAAAATTGACAATGACAAATgattagaacaaaaaagaaacagagaactcTTGCAAACCAATGagaagagcacacacacacacacacacacacaaatttggaCAAGAGATAGGAAAACAATGACCATAGGAAGAGGAGCCCAGCATCATTAGTGAACCACAAAATACAGAGACCACAATGAGGTACCTTTTCTACACCCATTCAGttagcaaaaattaaaacttctgatactacaaaatattgaagaaaatctGAATCCATAAGATCGCTTACGCATTTCATGTGGGAGTATATATTTGTGcaaccaccatggaaaacagtttggcaagaCCGACTATAATTGATCAATCATATATGCTATgttccagaaattccactcctaggtacaacCTAAAGCAACCCCTAGCACATAAACAATGGAAGGCGTACAAGAATGTGCTTATCTGTGCCTGTCCACAGGAGAAGAGAGCAATGAAATTTTATATAGCAATCCAAATCCAACCACGTAGATGCACCTCAGCAAGACGGGATCAAGTGAAGAAAGTAAGCACCAGACAATTACACGCATGATAACATAACATGATTCACGCATGATACTGTTTTTATAAATTGGAGCACAGTTCAAACAAAGATAAAATCTTCTGTAAAGAACATGTAAATGCTAAGATCatataaagaggaaaacaaaggatgGATCAACTCAAGATTCAGGGTGACTGTTAGCTCTGGATGGGGAAGGGAGACCGAGGGATGGGCTGAGGAGGAGACTATATGGTTAGTCATCAGGTTGAACTTCTGGTTTTGGTGGTGGCTCCACCGGTGATTACTGCATATTAAAATAGCTaagtatgggggcttccctggtggcgcagtggttgagaatctgcctgccaatgcaggggacacgggttcgagccctggtctggggagatcccacatgccgcggagcaactgggtccgtgagccacaactactgagcctgcgcatctggagcctgtgctccgcaacaagagaggccacgatagtgagaggcccgcgcaccgcgatgaagagtggcccctgcttgctgcaactagagaaagccctcgcacagaaacgaagacccaacacagccataaataaaataaataaataaataaataaataatttaaaatagctaagtaaatatataaaagcacGCTACGGGAGCTCGCAGGAGAGAGCGAGGCGGCTGCCGGAAGTATGACCTCCGTCCCCCTACTCGCCGTTTCCATCCGGGGTCACGTCGGTCTTCCGGGTGTTTCCGACAGGGCTTTCTACGCCGCTTTTTTCCGGCTACCTTTTCGTCTTCCGTCTCTTGCCACCGCCCTCGAGTTCCCTCACTCTTGCTGGCCCTGCCTTTTCTTGTGTCGCTCCTCCCCGGCCGCCGAGCCCGGGAATTAGATCGCAATCCGGAGCCGGAGCCGGGCCTACCCATTCCGCTCGGGCACTAACTCCTTTGGCTCGGGAGAAAGCTAGGACCGAGCGCGCCGGGCCGTCCCTGCTCCGGCTCTGGAGCTCCTGGGCTGGCGGTGCCGGTAGATCCTCCTGCTTAGCCTTCCCTGAGGACACTTTCTAGGACCAAACGAGGAAGACTGTCTTGGGACCCTGCATGGGGTTTCAAAGGGTGGTGAAGAACTAAGGTAGAAGAATACATGTTTACTCTTAGTGAACAAGAGCATGTTCCCAAACTCAATTTTGGGTCGCCCGCCTTTCACTCCAAACCATCAACAACATAATAACTTCTTCACCCTGTCACCAAGTCTTTATTCACACCAGCAGCTTATAGATGCACAGTTCAACTTTCAGAATACAGACTTGTCTAGAGCTGTATCATTACAGCAGTTGACATATGGAAATGTCAGTCCAATACAGACCTCAACTTCCCCATTATTTCGAGGAAGGAAGAGATTAAGCGATGAAAAGAATCTTCCTCTTGATGGTAAACGACAACGTTTCCATTCACCTCACCAAGAGCCAACTATAGTTAACCACATAGTGCCTTTATCAGGTGAAAGAAGATACTCAATGCCGCCATTGTTTCATACACACTATGTACCAGATATAGTCAGAGGTGTTCCACCTTTTCGAGAAATACCATTTTTAGAACCTAGAGAAATCACACTGCCTGAGGCCAAAGATAAGTTGAGTCAGCAGATACTGGAGTTATTTGAAGCATGTCAGCAGCAAGTAAgtgatttaaagaagaaagaactctGTCGAACAGAGCTGCAGAGAGAAATTCAGCTGATATTTCCACAAAGCAGACTTTTTTTAGTTGGGTCCTCTTTAAATGGATTTGGTACTCGGAGCAGTGATGGTGATTTATGTCTAGTTGTTAAAGAGGAACCTGTAAATCAGGAGACTGAAGCACGGCATATCCTCACCTTAGTCCATAAACACTTCTGTACTAGACTTTCTGGTTACATTGAGAGACCTCAGCTGATTCGAGCAAAAGTGCCAATTGTGAAGTTCAGGGATAAAGTCAGTTGTGTGGAGTTCGACTTGAATGTAAACAATATTGTTGGAATAAGAAACACATTCCTTCTCAGAACGTATGCATACCTTGAAAATCGAGTTCGTCCGTTAGTACTGGTGATTAAGAAGTGGGCGAGTCACCATGAGATAAATGATGCCAGTCGTGGTACTTTAAGCAGCTATAGTCTTGTATTGATGGTTTTGCACTATTTACAAACCCTACCTGaacccatccttccatccatccaaaaAATTTACCCAGAATCTTTTAGTCCTGCTATACAGCTGCACCTTGTACATCAAGCTCCATGTAATGTTCCTCCTTACCTCTCAAAGAATGAATCAAATCTTGGGGACCTCTTACTGGGCTTTCTTAAATATTATGCTACAGAATTTGACTGGAACAGTCAGATGATTTCAGTTCGTGAAGCCAAAGCCATTCCCAGGCCTGATGGTATTGAGTGGAGAAATAAATACATCTGTGTAGAAGAACCTTTTGATGGAACAAATACAGCCAGAGCTGTGCATGAAAAGCAGAAGTTTGACATGATCAAGGATCAATTTTTAAAGTCATGGCAcagattgaaaaacaaacaagattTGAACAGTATACTACCGTTAAGAACTGCTATCCTGAAAAGATAACTGGCCTCTATTTCTTAATAAAGAACAGTAGTAACATCATAATGCATTTTGTTTACCTTCATCatggtttctttttaattgttcttcttgttttcatgttttattcttaAGAGGACAtacttatatatgcatattttattatgACATTTCCTAATAAAACCCTTTGATTTGaagatgtatttttgaaaatgtttacatTGATGATTAGTAATATTATGGCATGAATTTTCAggagatcaaataaaatatttttttgggaATTATCAAATAAAAGTTTTTTGCTATAACTGTAATTAATTGTACCACATGCTAATACTGAAGAGATGTGTGAACTTTTTTGGAAAGGGTCTGATTTATACATACTTAAAGTATCACCGTCAGTAGATGGTTTGTTGCCTGAGTCTGTTCTAGTGAAGTGAAGATTCGAGTCAGTTATTCAGTTACTTGAAGCaaaatgaaatcttttatttCAGTGAAATCACTGCGGAGGCATGAAATCCTGGACAATTGCCTAAAGTCCTCACTTGACTCATCAGGATAGACTGAGGCTTTGTGTCGATATTAGCATTTCATTAGTACCTCACATGCTTTTGGTGTACTCGCGATTGCTTTAAATTTTGTGTTGAAACAACTACATTTTGCACTGTAGTAATATGAGCACTAACTCTGTATTGTACAGCAGTTAGGGAATTGTTTTGAAGAATCAGTTCAGTGTAgacattttgaaaagattaagtCCTCTGTGCTTTATAACTTAGTGCAATTTGCACTTTTGCTTTACTTCCCGttttcctgcttttatttttcctgtgacATGAAGCAACAGAAACTGAAAGATCAAAGTTGAGATTATATCCTATTGATAGTATCAGAGTTTTTTCTGTGTATAATTATAGGATTGTAATCTAAACTGGAATTTTTAGGCAGTAAGCCACTATAAAATATTCTAGATAAGACataacattattataaataaaagctTAATGTTTGTAAAGATAtcttttttagcatttcttttccaCAAGAAGAAATAGTGGTGGCTGCTAAAAAAGCTACAGTGTTTATTAAGGTTGTTTTTggtttatgtaaatatttgtaaattggtCAGTGCctgtaaatttaaatataaataatcttaaaaacagttttaactttttcaaaaGGACTGTGTACAACTTCTTTTAGACCTGCTGTAGCACAGTTTGTACCTCTaatgtatttggtttttttgcagaccaattcaaatgctaacaAGACTTTTGCTTTTTGACTCGTAAAAGgtgcatattttcatttttttctttaagtttaaatttttgtATGATCAAATGGAATAAAGTTTATAtatggaaattgaaaaaaaaaaataaataaataaaagcacgcTACGGACAAGATGAGAGAGTATCACGAACCAAGCATTATGGTCATTCCAATTCTATGCACctgagttcctttaaaaatagaGACGTCTCCTCTGAGAACAGACCTGGATAAAATATCAAACAAATCATTTCAGTCCAAACAGTGACAAGCTCTACCTACCAGCCCTGATTGAGACTATTTATAGAAGGATCTTCATTTGTCCTAGCATCACTtataaaagagtaataaaattgaaactctcTTAAAGACCCATCAATAGAGGAGTGGTTTAAAACATCAGGCCACGTTCATACTCTTTCATTAATTCATCTCATCAACACATTGTCTGAGCGTCCTGGATTCGTCAGACACGGTGGGACACAATGTTGAACGGAATTGATTCAGGTCCTGCTCTCACAGGGTTGACCCTGGGCGGGAAGACAGGCAGGAATCAAAGAATCACACGTGTACACGTCCACTGCAAACAGATGAGGGCTGTGAAGGAAAGGAACGcccagctgtaaaagaggaaaagggaaggagaccTAGACTGAAGCATTCAGCTGAGACTTCCCAAGGAAAGGGGGCATTTAACAAGGTCCAAAATAGAAACCAGGCAAAAGGGAGGCAGCAGGGAGAGCTGTCCAGGCACAGAGACGGGGAGGTGGTCCTGCAGCAGCTCAAGCAGGCAGGGAGATGAAAGGCCAAGGTAGCTGGTCCCAGAGCAAGGTGAGCAGTGGGGTGAGATGGGGCTGGAAAGGCGGATGAGCGACAGATCACGGAGGAGAATGAGGCTGAGGATTCTGGTCTTCATCCCAAGAGCGATGGGAAGAAGGGGATTAAGTGGGAAAGCAACTACATCAGATCTGCACTGGAAAATAATCACCCAGGAGAATGGACAGTCTGGGGGCACTGACATAACGAAAGCCAGGGCTCACTTTGGTGTGATCACTCTGGTTCCAGGGCACAGCACAGtcaagaggagacagagaaagagtgAGAGGTTATCTCAGTTACACAGACAAGGGGCAAAGGCAGCTAGCCTGGGAGCAGTGGCAGTGGGGCTGCAGAGAAGGGGGCGGATTTGCGAAGTCTTTAGGTGGTAAGATGGAGAACACTTGGAGGCAGAAAGGACAGAGGGTGGGGGGCACTTAGGGTGACTTGTAGATGTCTGACTTGTAGAAATAGATGGAACACCAGAAGCTGAGCTGTGTGGAGCTAGGGGTGTGATGAGCTCAGTTTTGGAATGACTGAGCTTAAGGTGGCCTGGAACATCTGAATGGAGATGGCAAGTAAGCAGCAGTTTCACCTGGAGATACAAATTTAGGAGATGTGCTACGaaattgttaaaatgaataaGGTAGCCCCATATGTACTGACACGGAAGGATATTTATGATCTACTGGTAAATATACACTGAAAAAAGTAAGTTGTAGAGCCCTATGTATACtatgatcactttttaaaaatatatagaaaaatacttAATCATCTGATCTGCAagggaaatacacacacacacacacacacacacacacacacacaaagggctGGAAAAAACATACCAAACTATTAACCTACCCTTATTATAGAGTTTGGGCTGGGATAGATGAGTGAAGGACTTTCACTTTTTTGTTTATGAATTTCTGCATGGATGGGCCTTGCTTCTTACAATGAGCACTTAATCACCCCAACTTCCACTTCACTCcacccctctctccatccccagcTCCGACATCACCCTGAATCCCTGCGCAGTGGCAGATGTTGGCAACAGGAtgagatggaaaaagaaagatgatgtcAGTTTTCCACGTTATTGATGATAAAAAAAGGAGTAATTTGGTGTTTGCTTTTAAGCTGTATCAAAATGTTCACCAATAAAATGCCATTCCTGCTCCTTGAGGGTTTATAAGCGAGTTGGCTGAGCAGTAAGTCAATACGATGATTGCCAGAGAATAGAAGTCTGTTGTCCACTGCCCTCTCCTAAGAGTCACCCTTTGTGCTCTGAGGATCTGAAAGTCTCATGTGGGATCAATGAATCCCCCATACTAACCAAGGAATATTAAAGACTTGCCCCATTGTGCAGGACGGTGTTCCACAAACTTGGACTAATGAACATACATGAACACAAGGAAATGAACACAAATGAGAGGATTGGGTGGCATTACCTAACAGCCTGCACAGTTTAGCCTGAATTCTTCTTAAGTTACTTAGCATAATCACTCAGCACAGCGCCAGCCCACACTCAGTACATATTTGCAGAACTGTCTTTGAAACATCCAGGCCTCTATTTGACCAGGAATATCATTACTCCAGAACAAAAATGGTGGAATGCTAAGACAGAAGCATCCTAATGTCAGAAAGCCAGCCAAAGAACGTGATGTTTATCCCCATAGGAActtccttcctccattcccaTCAGCATGGGCTGATGGAACCAAATGAGACCTTAAAGTCACCTGTCCAACAATGTATGCTTAACCACCCTTAATTAATAAGTGTCTCTTCTACAGAGAGACACACAGTAACTATTAACTATGGAAACCTTACCAGCAAGGCAAACACAGGTGAAGTTGCCCCCATCTTGCTTTTCATTCGCATCAACACAGCTCGCATTGTTCTGGCAGGGTTTCCTCTGGCAGGCGTCAAATTCTTCACAGAAAGTACCCGTGTACTGATCAGCACAGTTACACGAAAAAGTTGCCTAAAACACAAACATACGGTGTATGTTACTTGAGTCCCCTAAAATGTGTGCGTTGACTGTGAAACTCAAAGTTCAAACGTACCACTTTTTATAATTATACCAACACGAAGTATTTTAATCGTATCACTTATATCATGATCTGATTAAAatcatagctttaaaaaaaatagtctatttctTTACAGTTTAATTTCAAACATGTTTTTTATTGATACGTATCTCAATGGTTTTCAACCTTCCTAAACCATAAAtggaaagaataattattttaagcaaaaaataaagtttcGCTGACCTGACATGGAAATGAGAATTATGCTAGAGCAGATATATTGAGCTACAGTCATTAAATTAGATGTCACTCCAAATGAAATCCTTCAGCATAGATAGTGCTTGCGACAAAAGCATCATGAAATGTGGCACGGGGCCCACCCTTCCAGATCACTGAGAGAATTTACCAAACCACTCTGTAAATGAGGCTCGACATGCAGCCACGCAGATGACCTGAGTGTAATGACCTGAccattttgtttggtttgttatACTAGTAAAAGACCATAACTCAGACCCAGAGAACTGCATTTGACTGGAAGCTTCATTTCTGAGGCAGttgtaaaatccaaataaaactgAGCCTTCCTGCTCTCTTCCTAATGCTGGCCTGAGGGTGGTGATGCAtctaaaaaaaacacagaattgGCTCCAAAGCCTTGTGTAGATGTGACTGCAGATTCTCATGAAGAATGGAGAGGAGGAAGC
This Balaenoptera musculus isolate JJ_BM4_2016_0621 chromosome 7, mBalMus1.pri.v3, whole genome shotgun sequence DNA region includes the following protein-coding sequences:
- the LOC118898326 gene encoding poly(A) RNA polymerase GLD2-like, producing the protein MFPNSILGRPPFTPNHQQHNNFFTLSPSLYSHQQLIDAQFNFQNTDLSRAVSLQQLTYGNVSPIQTSTSPLFRGRKRLSDEKNLPLDGKRQRFHSPHQEPTIVNHIVPLSGERRYSMPPLFHTHYVPDIVRGVPPFREIPFLEPREITLPEAKDKLSQQILELFEACQQQVSDLKKKELCRTELQREIQLIFPQSRLFLVGSSLNGFGTRSSDGDLCLVVKEEPVNQETEARHILTLVHKHFCTRLSGYIERPQLIRAKVPIVKFRDKVSCVEFDLNVNNIVGIRNTFLLRTYAYLENRVRPLVLVIKKWASHHEINDASRGTLSSYSLVLMVLHYLQTLPEPILPSIQKIYPESFSPAIQLHLVHQAPCNVPPYLSKNESNLGDLLLGFLKYYATEFDWNSQMISVREAKAIPRPDGIEWRNKYICVEEPFDGTNTARAVHEKQKFDMIKDQFLKSWHRLKNKQDLNSILPLRTAILKR